GTTCGTTAGTATTGGGCCGCGGAGGCGAGGATTTGATTTTTGGCCGGACTGTGGGCGATGAGGAAATCATTGCTTCGATCCGCTATGCTCGCAGTAACGACCGCATCAAGGCGGTGATCCTGCGCCTCAACACTCCCGGCGGGATGGGGCTGGCGTCGGATCTGATCGTACGAGAATTGAATCTTCTGGCTGAAAAGAAACCGCTGGTTATCTCGATGGGAAACGTTGCGGCTTCAGCCGGGTATCATATCGCCACTGCAGGTGAATATATATTCGCACAGCCTTCAACTATTACCGGCTCGATCGGTGTAGTCTACGGCAAGGTGAATGTCGAGCGGATGCGCGAACAGATCGGACTCACGACTTACCATTTCAAGCGCGGTGAAAATGCCGATTTCTATTCGTCTTCCACTGGATTTTCCGATTCCCAGAAAAAGCATCTGCGCTATCAGCTGGATCGCATGTACGATAATTTCGTGCAGACCGTGGCCGAGAGCCGTAACCTGTCTTTTGATTATGTCGATTCGGTGGCACAGGGAAGGGTCTGGAGCGGATCCAGCGCGATCGATCTGAAGCTGGTGGATCAGTTCGGAGGTTTGAGTGATGCCATAGCCTATACCATAGAACGAGCAGGTCTCGATTCTGATTACTGTCAGATGGTCAGCTTCCCGGTGCGCCCGGCAGAGCTGTTTGATCTGGGTTTCAGCCTGCGGAGTCTGATGAGATATGCATCGAAATTCCTCGCCATCAATTCCGAGCAGGTAGATAGACAATACTCCCCGTTCGACTTACAATTCCTCTATATGCTTCCTTTCAGGCTTAAAATCTATTGAATAGTCTGAAACATTTGCGTATTTTATACGCTTAATATAATGTGGAAAATTTTGAGAGCATTGGGATACTTACATAGGAACTATTCATATTTACAATAACAATATCAAGGAGGCACGATGTTGCGCAGATCCATCCTGTTTATGATTGTCGGGCTGTTGTTTTTAAGCTCACAGCTGATTGCTGACGACAATCCGCTGGGCTGGAAAGTTTCCAAGGACACCCTCGACAATGGTCTTAAAGTGGTTGTACTGGAAGATCATTCCACACCGTCTGTATCAGTTCATGTCTGGTACCATGTCGGTTCCAAGAACGAACGCCCCGGAATTACCGGTATTTCCCACATGGTGGAGCACATGATGTTCAAGGGCACTGATGAAGTCGGTCCGGAAGAACACGCCAGAATCGTCCAGGCCCATGGCGGACTGTCGAACGCTTTCACTCATTATGATATGACTGCTTATCATGAAAGCCTGGGTGCCAAAGACCTGGAACTGGCCCTTAAGCTCGAGGCCGACCGTATGCGCGATCTGGCGATCGATTCGACCGAGCTGGCCTCGGAACTTCAGGTCGTAGCTGAAGAGCGTCGTACCAGAATCGATAATTCGCCTTTTGGCCCGGTCAATGAGCAACTCTTTAATCAAGCTTATAACGCTCATCCGTACAACTGGACCGTGATCGGTTTCATGTCCGATATCCAGGCGTACTCAGTCGATAAACTGCGTCGCTATTACGACACCTATTACAAGCCGAACAATGCGACCCTGGTGGTGGTCGGTGATGTCAAGGCGAAAGACGTTTTCAAGCTGGCGGACAAGCATTTCTCG
The sequence above is a segment of the Candidatus Zixiibacteriota bacterium genome. Coding sequences within it:
- a CDS encoding insulinase family protein, yielding MLRRSILFMIVGLLFLSSQLIADDNPLGWKVSKDTLDNGLKVVVLEDHSTPSVSVHVWYHVGSKNERPGITGISHMVEHMMFKGTDEVGPEEHARIVQAHGGLSNAFTHYDMTAYHESLGAKDLELALKLEADRMRDLAIDSTELASELQVVAEERRTRIDNSPFGPVNEQLFNQAYNAHPYNWTVIGFMSDIQAYSVDKLRRYYDTYYKPNNATLVVVGDVKAKDVFKLADKHFSPVPRSKYPVYRPTTEEPEQMGERRAKVHKIAQIPGFFAGYKACEAGHEDSYALDILSRILSGGESSRAYKRLVYDEQICLAAGGGMMALEDPGMFFLYAIMQSPDKDTKDAEEMLYEELEKFKTEPLTERELQKAKNQIEAEKWMQLQSNENKAFAIGYYETIFDDYTLMFDEIDKYMAVTAEDVMEVAKKYFDERKRTVVTLVP